The window AAAAGGACAAGGAAGGAAAAGTATTTTTTTCACCCTTGGTTCAGAAGACCAAAAGCGTATTTTGGATAAAATAGATCAGGGTGATTCGGTGAAAGAAACCACATGTTTTATCAATGAAAATTTTTCTGAAAATGTTAGTGAAAGAATGCTGAAAACCTTTCTAAAAAAAAGGGTATATATGGAAAAGAATAAGATGTTGTCTCAAGCCTCTTCAAAATAAGGAAGAATACCTGCTGAAAGCAGAACAGCTAAAGAATCTAATGTGTCTCTCGAAAGAAGGTTATTTGGATCTATATTTCGCTGATGAGAGCGGCTTTTCTTTAACTCCTTCCATTTCCTACCATTGGCAACAGAAAAACGAAAATGTGAAAATTGTTCCGAAACACAGTAAAAGAATCAATGTTTTTGGGATAATCTCGCAGGATAATAACCTATTCCAACGTCATCATAAGGGAAAAATTACTTCTGATTTTGTTATTGGTGCAATTGATGAGTTTTCAGACACCACTATAAAGAAGACTGTTATTTGTTTGGATAATGCACGGATCCATCATTCTAAGGAGTTTCAGGCACAGATTGCAAGATGGAAGGAGTTGGATATTGAGATTTTTTATCTCCCAAAATACAGCCCACATCTAAATTCTATTGAGGTTCTTTGGAGAAAAATAAAGTATGAATGGCTTCGTGCAAGGGATTATCTCTCTGAAGAAACACTTGAAAAAGCATTGGACAGGATCTTTTCAGAGTTTGGAAATACATACACCATAAAATTTAATTAAAAATGATGAATAATTTAGGGAAGGCACTTATTACATTTTTCTGTTATTATTATGAAGCAAAGTTCTTAATCAATTTGGGAAAGAATTGGGAAAAATGATTTTGATGAGGAATATTTAATTTAACCGCAGATTGACACAGATGATCACAGATGTTTGTGCTGGGTTCTAAAAGTATTAAAATACAAAAGAGCCGCTAAGTTGAACTTAGCGGCTCCTTTATTAGATTTTATGATCTATTTATAGATACTCTTTGATCTGCTGTAGATGGGTAATCGCTTTTAAGCCTTCCCTTTGCTTATCTTCTTTATAAACATCAAAAAAGATCGCTTCCATCCCGAAATCTGTAGCTCCCATAGCGTCTGCAATCCAATCGTCTCCGATCAGAATACTTTCTTCTTTTCTGGCTTCAGAAAGGGCTAACGAATATTCAAAAATCCTTGGATTAGGTTTTCTTACGCCTACTGCATCGGCACTGGTGATGGTTTTAAAATAGGGTGCAATTCCGGACAGGGTGCATTTCCTTTCCGTCACTTCCTGAAACCCGTTGGAAATAATGTGTAAGGTATAATTCTTAGCTTTCAGATATTCCAAAACATCTTCAGCGCCTTCTACCAGTTCGTTATGGCTCACAATATTATCCAGGAAATTTTCTTCAAAATAAAGGGCAAGCTCTTTATTATCTATTCCAAAATGTTTAAATGAGTCATAAAAACGGTGTTCTCTCAAGTACTCTTTGCCTATAATTCCGTCTCTGATCTTTTCCCACAACTCTTCGTTGATATCGTGATACACAGAATGAAATTCTTCAAAGTCAATATGATACTTTGAAGTAATTTCCTGTTTTTCAAAAAGGTCTTTGATGGTAAGATAGGCATTTCTGCGATGATCCCAGAGTGTATTATCCAGGTCAAAAAAAACATGCTGCATTTTCATACAGCACAAATTTAATAATTTTAATTTTTTGAAATAGGATAATTTTTGCTCTTGCTTTTCACAATTTCAAGACTTTTAGAAAAATTCAGCAAAAAATCAATGGTTTGTTTCTTAGGTTTCAGAGTTTTCACTTTTAAGGAGTCATTTTTTTTCATAAGCGAAGTATGTTTTCCTTAAAACGTGAAATTTTACAAAATATTATTTATCTGGTTAATATTATATTATTTTCATCCATGATTTTTCTCAGGTTGATGAGCGCATAGCGTACTCTTCCTAATGTTGTATTAATACTCATTTCTGTATGATCTGCGATTTCTTTGAAACTCAAGCCGTCAAAAAATCTCAGTTTAATGACCTCCTGCTGGTTGAGTGGTAAGAATTGCAGCATCCTCATAAGATCTTCCTGAATCTGATTGGTTACCAGCTGATCTTCAATATTTTCAGAAGGTTCTCTGATCAAATCAAAAATAGAATATTCATCGGTTTCGAAAGTAGTTTCCGAAACTTTGATATTCTTTGCTTTTGACCTGAAATGATCGATGATTAAATTGTGGGAAATTCTTTTCGCCCAAAGAATAAATTTACCTTCTTCGTTATAGCGTCCTTCTTTCAGCATCACAATAATCTTCATGAAGGTATCCTGAAAGATATCGTTCGCCAAATCTTCATCATTAATTTTGTAAAAAATGAATGTAAAAAGCTCTCTCTGATGTCGGTGAATGAGGGTAGACAACGCAGCCTCGTCTCCTTTCTGGTAAAGGGAAATTAGTAAACTATCCGATTTTGATTTCATAACTCTTCTCAATATAAATATTTGCAGACAGGCATTCCTCCAGATATTTCTTCTGGCCTTTGCTGTATAAACAAAACAGTTCTAGAGTAGAGTCTCTTCTATAGGCAGGTACAATTATTATGATGTAAATATAATAATTTTTTAATAACTGTTAACCTATTATTAAATTTTATAGAGAAAAATCTAAAAAAAATCACTTAAACATGTCATGAATAAAGACGGTAGGGATATTTAATGTAAAATTAATATTAAGCCCTTTCATCTCTTTCCCGTTCAGGCGGGTATCTCCTATAGGAAAAGCATAACCTCCGGTAAGATCTAACATTCCGAATAGCGTAACTCCGATTTTTGGGGCAATATATTTAGTGGTTCCTTCCACGCCGGCCAGGAAGTAGTAGGAGTGATAGAAATCTACATTTTTCTCAAAATTAAGGAGAACATCTGCCTGTAACTTCGGCATGATGGCAAACCTGGAGTCCGCAACGCCCATCAGGGCAG of the Chryseobacterium aureum genome contains:
- a CDS encoding helix-turn-helix domain-containing protein, which gives rise to MKFIYVCEGELETLKMMSSHHQNSFVRERAQAVIMNHNGIKSQQIAEVLSVKVRAVYSWLKSYQEYGFIGLYTKKGQGRKSIFFTLGSEDQKRILDKIDQGDSVKETTCFINENFSENVSERMLKTFLKKRVYMEKNKMLSQASSK
- a CDS encoding IS630 family transposase — protein: MCLSKEGYLDLYFADESGFSLTPSISYHWQQKNENVKIVPKHSKRINVFGIISQDNNLFQRHHKGKITSDFVIGAIDEFSDTTIKKTVICLDNARIHHSKEFQAQIARWKELDIEIFYLPKYSPHLNSIEVLWRKIKYEWLRARDYLSEETLEKALDRIFSEFGNTYTIKFN
- a CDS encoding YjjG family noncanonical pyrimidine nucleotidase; translated protein: MKMQHVFFDLDNTLWDHRRNAYLTIKDLFEKQEITSKYHIDFEEFHSVYHDINEELWEKIRDGIIGKEYLREHRFYDSFKHFGIDNKELALYFEENFLDNIVSHNELVEGAEDVLEYLKAKNYTLHIISNGFQEVTERKCTLSGIAPYFKTITSADAVGVRKPNPRIFEYSLALSEARKEESILIGDDWIADAMGATDFGMEAIFFDVYKEDKQREGLKAITHLQQIKEYL
- a CDS encoding RNA polymerase sigma factor translates to MKSKSDSLLISLYQKGDEAALSTLIHRHQRELFTFIFYKINDEDLANDIFQDTFMKIIVMLKEGRYNEEGKFILWAKRISHNLIIDHFRSKAKNIKVSETTFETDEYSIFDLIREPSENIEDQLVTNQIQEDLMRMLQFLPLNQQEVIKLRFFDGLSFKEIADHTEMSINTTLGRVRYALINLRKIMDENNIILTR